In Zingiber officinale cultivar Zhangliang chromosome 3B, Zo_v1.1, whole genome shotgun sequence, a single window of DNA contains:
- the LOC121968649 gene encoding photosystem II 10 kDa polypeptide, chloroplastic-like — protein sequence MAASIMSSLALKPAPASLERLQVKGIPSLVGRPSSSSPFKVQASGKKLKTDKPYGINGGMNLSNGLDASGRKQKGKGVYQFVDKYGANVDGYSPIFNTDDWSPSGDVYVGGQTGLLIWAVTLAGILAGGALLVYNTSALSQ from the exons ATGGCAGCCTCCATCATGTCTTCCTTGGCCTTGAAGCCTGCTCCAGCATCCCTCGAGAGGCTTCAAGTCAAGGGTATCCCTTCTCTTGTAGGGAGGCCATCTTCCTCATCTCCCTTCAAGGTCCAAGCGAGCGGCAAGAAGCTCAAGACTGACAAACCCTACG GGATTAATGGAGGAATGAATCTGTCTAATGGACTTGATGCATCTGGGAGAAAGcaaaag GGAAAGGGTGTTTACCAGTTCGTGGACAAGTACGGTGCAAACGTCGACGGCTACAG CCCGATCTTCAACACAGATGACTGGTCTCCCAGTGGCGACGTCTACGTCGGAG GACAAACGGGGCTGTTGATCTGGGCGGTGACTCTCGCCGGAATTCTTGCCGGCGGGGCTCTGCTCGTCTACAACACCAGCGCTCTCTCCCAGTGA